From a region of the Trichoderma atroviride chromosome 6, complete sequence genome:
- a CDS encoding uncharacterized protein (EggNog:ENOG41), protein MEPRPQPAAHQHRRRYCLSRREMMRRASLRQTLQQPASSNQARAMPLDQAVQALLNIEPWPSTRTWPPTAEVPDFMDEDNQDEAQEVFIDQFNNLAVENRVPLLAHGDTILINLETPEPKQPGLLRRIFSGPSRPDPASRQSVSDLAYHRRYKPDVYTSVDLEDLQRLSSKSLLRLPPAYAPYPLAIPTCLRACAQFIAEKANTRGIFRVSGSERVVEEFSRYYNSVPAHEEAVLGTVLQDTLPVHIAHTIHDVASTFKRFLARLPGGILASPKLFNVFVAIHEQLDGPSELSSGYRAQVRARLIALAIQSIRSKSIRHVICAVFGLLHMIGRITELLPEERVNGQSLHPDHQFVDYEGLGVCVGPLLSNDPPLKPVQPTPEPRRFPWASKLLRRQAQELTEDAKAEEEARIIAAMVKRAMDAASVAEMLITHWRDVVYELKVLNRNVRDGVAMLHLEYREMPPLSSDPDIGNPVVDSDVHFEAGSEAGSEAGPEAGSVDSQETVFLTTAAANGQREARSGLKTASAEAGSEAGSVGSQEAMFLTTAAANGQRDARSGLKTASDPPQLTPSNAIRRPTGTTKESARMILLETEIQQLKEFDMAALHQQLQDANGKLSKWKERALAAEKKARLFQKFTMRVRHLYGSPSNKGSCQSGDDGSAVREESDAQGSYLVHSVRLHKALEAIEKGVQATGYQESIGLGDGDAIAAKIFQSLYPRMQTRDGPPCGGSPSGGSKATATGDALLLQSMDGVASPRDDEETLKLRLAMVELWMAVQELLRMEDEEASSTTSSSSTSSSSSQQSSTFTKNEPSSFL, encoded by the exons ATGGAGCCCCGACCCCAACCAGCGGCACATCAGCATCGGCGCCGTTACTGCTTATCACGGCGAGAGATGATGCGACGCGCCTCCCTTCGCCAGACTCTTCAACAGCCGGCGTCTTCCAACCAAGCACGTGCGATGCCTCTCGACCAAGCCGTTCAAGCGTTGCTTAATATAGAGCCATGGCCCAGTACCCGCACCTGGCCACCGACCGCTGAAGTGCCAGACTTCATGGATGAAGACAACCAAGACGAAGCTCAGGAGGTGTTTATTGACCAATTCAACAATCTGGCGGTGGAG AATCGAGTACCATTGCTCGCCCATGGTGACACTATCCTCATT AACCTGGAAACCCCAGAGCCTAAGCAGCCTGGGTTGCTCCGTCGAATCTTTTCAGGACCAAGTAGGCCGGATCCAGCATCACGACAGAGCGTCTCAGACTTGGCATATCATCGTCGCTACAAGCCTGATGTATACACGTCGGTTGATCTTGAAGACCTGCAACGGCTGTCTAGCAAAAGCCTGCTGCGTCTGCCCCCAGCTTACGCCCCCTACCCCTTGGCCATACCAACGTGCTTGCGTGCCTGTGCACAATTCATTGCGGAAAAGGCCAATACCCGGGGCATCTTTCGGGTTTCCGGCTCTGAAAGAGTCGTTGAAGAATTCTCGCGGTACTACAACTCGGTCCCTGCCCATGAAGAGGCTGTGCTTGGGACAGTCCTCCAAGATACCTTGCCGGTCCACATTGCACACACAATCCACGATGTGGCTTCTACGTTCAAGCGCTTTCTAGCCCGCCTGCCAGGAGGGATCTTGGCATCGCCAAAACTTTTTAATGTTTTTGTTGCAATCCATGAGCAGCTGGATGGGCCGTCTGAGCTTTCGAGTGGTTATCGTGCCCAGGTTCGTGCACGACTCATAGCACTCGCCATTCAATCCATCAGGTCAAAGTCTATCCGCCATGTGATTTGCGCCGTCTTTGGCTTGCTACATATGATTGGACGGATCACTGAATTGTTGCCAGAAGAGCGTGTTAATGGTCAATCTCTTCATCCCGATCATCAGTTTGTGGATTATGAAGGTCTTGGAGTTTGTGTTGGCCCGCTGCTAAGCAATGATCCTCCGTTGAAACCAGTCCAGCCAACTCCTGAGCCGCGTCGCTTTCCATGGGCTTCGAAGCTGCTTCGTCGGCAAGCGCAAGAGTTGACCGAAGACGCcaaagctgaagaggaagccaGAATTATAGCGGCAATGGTGAAGCGTGCCATGGATGCAGCTAGTGTTGCTGAGATGCTTATTACACATTGGCGGGACGTGGTTTATGAATTGAAAGTCTTGAATAGGAATGTTCGTGATGGTGTGGCGATGCTGCATCTCGAGTATCGCGAGATGCCTCCACTGAGTTCAGATCCAGACATTGGCAATCCTGTTGTGGACTCGGATGTTCATTTTGAGGCAGGTTCTGAGGCAGGTTCTGAGGCAGGACCTGAGGCAGGTTCTGTTGACAGTCAGGAGACTGTGTTCCTTACAACGGCCGCGGCCAATGGTCAGCGAGAAGCCAGGAGTGGCCTGAAGACTGCGTCAGCTGAGGCAGGTTCTGAGGCAGGTTCTGTTGGCAGTCAGGAGGCAATGTTCCTTACAACGGCCGCGGCCAATGGTCAGCGAGATGCCAGGAGTGGCTTGAAGACTGCGTCAGATCCCCCCCAATTGACTCCCTCAAACGCCATCCGACGACCAACGGGTACAACCAAGGAGTCGGCAAGGATGATACTGCTCGAGACGGAAATACAGCAGTTGAAAGAATTCGACATGGCGGCATTGCATCAACAACTGCAAGACGCAAATGGGAAGCTGAGTAAATGGAAAGAGAGAGCCTTGGCTGCGGAGAAAAAGGCAAGGCTGTTTCAAAAATTTACGATGCGCGTCAGACACCTTTACGGCTCTCCCTCGAATAAAGGCTCTTGTCAAAGCGGAGATGACGGGTCGGCAGtcagagaagagagcgacGCACAAGGTTCCTACCTGGTTCATAGCGTTCGGCTTCACAAGGCCCTGGAGGCTATTGAGAAAGGAGTCCAGGCCACCGGTTACCAAGAGAGTATAGGcctgggagatggagatgccatTGCGGCCAAGATATTCCAGAGTTTATATCCCCGGATGCAGACACGAGACGGGCCGCCTTGTGGTGGTTCGCCCTCGGGTGGTTCCAAGGCTACAGCCACTGGCGATGCGCTGTTGTTGCAGAGTATGGATGGCGTGGCGAGTCCCAgagacgacgaagaaacGCTGAAGCTTCGTCTTGCGATGGTGGAGCTGTGGATGGCTGTGCAGGAGTTGCTGCGgatggaggatgaggaggcgTCTTCAAcgacgtcttcgtcgtcgacttcgtcgtcgtcgtctcagCAGTCGAGCACTTTTACTAAGAATGAGCCTTCTTCATTTTTGTAA
- a CDS encoding uncharacterized protein (EggNog:ENOG41) — MVWPSPPNVINPSSSPAPHRRLSIGRLHRTASPVRPSPSRNPDSSAASSSSQRDWQHQRQQQWLDLIPYDPPAPSPPLEQHQHQSSQQSSSSMPSTAYHPMPGSFHSDFEPDLPSSDEEAIFRLAHATSPFTNSNNSPFEPREELQIQPFSVVPSAQPRPSFLSSSSSSPPFANMSTYSTQAASYSLPSPPTSQLERPESPLSIADSQPTLRQGDSRVLSPPMSPIPRPQNRVRSGSGSGSRHARNSEDVDTRALNAVVDGIGRMQVNMNLDQAGRWRIARRPGAPW; from the coding sequence ATGGTCtggccatcaccgccaaaTGTAATCAATCCGTCGTCTTCGCCTGCACCGCATCGTCGTTTGTCTATTGGTCGTCTGCATCGCACTGCGTCTCCTGTTCGTCCTTCTCCCAGCCGCAATCCTGATTCTTCTGCcgcgtcttcttccagccaGCGAGActggcagcatcagcgccagcagcagtggctggATCTCATCCCCTACGATCCTCCTGCTCCTTCTCCTCCGTTggaacagcatcagcatcaatctTCTcagcaatcttcttcttcaatgccTTCAACCGCCTACCACCCCATGCCAGGCTCTTTCCACTCCGACTTCGAACCCGACCTCCCATCctccgacgaagaagccatctTCCGTCTCGCCCACGCCACCTCGCCATTTACCAACTCCAACAACTCGCCATTCGAACCACGAGAAGAGCTTCAAATCCAACCCTTCTCCGTCGTCCCCTCCGCTCAACCCCGCCCCAGctttctctcgtcttcttcttcctcgccccCATTCGCAAACATGTCCACCTACTCTACTCAAGCCGCAAGTTACTCTCTCCCCTCACCGCCAACCTCCCAGCTCGAACGGCCTGAATCGCCCTTGTCTATCGCCGACTCTCAGCCTACGCTCCGCCAGGGCGATTCTCGGGTCCTTTCTCCACCCATGAGTCCCATACCGAGACCCCAAAACAGAGTTCGTAGTGGTAGCGGTAGTGGCAGCAGACATGCTCGAAACTCAGAGGATGTCGATACCCGGGCGCTCAACGCCGTTGTGGATGGCATTGGAAGAATGCAAGTCAATATGAATCTGGACCAAgctgggagatggaggattgCACGGCGGCCTGGCGCTCCTTGGTAG